From Candidatus Thermodiscus eudorianus:
CGGGAGCCGATACGGGTTCCCTGAGATACAAGAACAAAGACGAATACATGCTGCCTCACCTCAGTTACCCTGCTTCGAAGCCAGACTCACATAGACGATCTGAGGAGCCTTGACACCCATCTTCAAGTACCAGGTCGGCGGCCTGACGGGCCAGCGAAGCACCAGCGGTCTCTTCGGCGTGCCTGGTAGGCTACCAGCGATAATGGCATAGGGACCCTTAACCACGCCATAGTGTAGGAACCCCCCGGCCGGCGTTATCTCAAAACCGTTTTCACCATACGCTAGTATCCTCTTGTTATACTCGGTTCTTCTGTGGTAGCCCATTTGCCCAGCAGCTGGAATTTCCCACCATGTGCCCCTGCCGTGGCTTCTGGCTCCAGTCCGCCTGCTTCCTTTTCTATGTTTGTGCCATCTGGGTAGCTCCTTCACGCCCCACCTCTTAACCGGTCCCTGGAACCCCTTGCCCTTCGTCACACCAATTACATCCACTAACTGGCCCACACTGAATACGTCAGGGAACTTCAACTCTCCTCCAAGCTTCTTCGTTGCATACGAGAACAATGCGTTAATATCAGTGGTGCCGCCGAGTTTGACTTCGAGCAGGTCCGGCTTCTTCTTGCTAAGCCCGCCGGTTAGTTTCGGTTGAGTCGCGATTATGATCCGGAGCTCTCTTATACTGTCTAGTTTTGATTCGAGTTTTTTCAAGTTCTCTTCCTTAAACCCGCCAAGAGTCGGTATCTTCCTCCAGAGTTCTAACTGGCTGGGCGGCTCTGCCCATACCTCGCCTGTAGAATACATTCCGCGGTTAGGGTCGTACGCGTAGCCTCGGATAGCTAGTACGTAGACCGGTGGTACCTCGACTACAGTAGCGGGCACAAAGATCTCTTGTCCAAAGGTTGGGCTCCCGGCTCTATCGTCTATCATGTAGAGATGCGTCATGCCAGCTTTGTAGCCGAGGAAGGCTAGTGGTTGGGGCTCCCCGGTTTCTATATCGGGCCATGTCTTGATGCGTGGAACTAGTCTAGAGGCTCTCTTTCTAGGCGAGTAGCCTAGGCTGCCTCTCCTTGGAGCACTGTGCTTTCTTGCTCCCAATGCTAACACCCTTCAGCCTGAACAGTATCCTCTTCCAGACCCCCTCTAGCCAAGTCCCCCTACGGGTTATAAAGCCTCTGTGATTCGAGTGTGCTGTTTAGTATGGCTAGCGTCGCGTGTATTGCCTCCTCGGTTCTCACCGTCTTAGTTCCCTGCATTGGTATTGTGTTCAAGACGAGATCGTAAAGGTCTGGAGAGGCCTCGTCCACAACGCTCCCCGTGGGACCACCGAATACGACTAGAAAGCCTTTGCTATCCTCATATTCCTGAATTGCCTCTCGACTATAGCATTCACCTTTCTTGCTCGTACCTATGATGGTATAGCCATGGTCTCTGTAGCGGTCCAGGACACGTGGCAGGTCCGGGTTAGCTTCAACGCGGAATCCGGTGTAAAAGTCCGGGTCTGTCACACGCTCCAATAGTAATTTATCTTCATCTATTATTCTAACTAAAATTCTTTTACCGGGTTTGGAGTTCCCTCTTAAGAGACCGTAACCATAGCTTCCGAGAAATACCCTACAGACGCCGCTTGTACACTCCTCCACTAAACCCTCCATAACCAAGTTCCTAGCGGGCCTACGCGGTATGTCATGAAGTGGAATTCTCAGCGGGGGTAGTAGACCTGCTGCCCGCAACTCGGGTAGGAGTGGGAAGAGCCTCTTCCTAAGGTAGGGTGGGGTCGAAATGTACTCTAACAGGAGCCTCAATAGTTTATAGTCTTTTTTACTAGAGAATTTATCTTTGTATATGATAACCTTGTCAACCCTATATAGGGCGGCTGCTCTAGCTATGACCCCAGCCTTCAGGGTTTTCAACTGTAAAGTCTCCTCAGTAGAGAGAACACTCGCCGCTACGGCTATGGCGATCGTATGCCTCCTCTTCCACGGGGGCCACCGAGAGCAAGGCAAACCCTAGACCTCAACCAGCCCTCCAGGTAAAGAATGAGGGACATGCTGCCAGCCCTACTTCTTTTTCTTCTTATATCCACTTTTCGTTTTTACCTCTTCCTCTTCTTTCTTCTTCCCTTTCTCCATGAAGAGCGTAGTCCTCTGCCTCCCACCCATATAGCCTCACCACCTATGATGTGTCTCCCCGGGACGGGGTTATATACAGTAGCAGTTCTCTATACTCAATGAGGGTGTTGGAAGTGGCATTCTTATACTCGTCTCCGATAGAAGACCCCGGAAGCGTGCTCCGTAGGTTAATGAGAGAGAGGGATATAATAGTAGCACCCGGTGTATTCAATCCAGCAGTAGCGTTACTCGTCGAGAGAATGGGTTTCGAAGCAGCATATCTCTCCGGTGCTGCACTAACTGGTAGCTTGGCAATGCCAGACCTGGGGCTGATCACCTTAACCGAGCTGGCCACATTTACTTCCTACATAACACGAGTAGTATCCATACCGATAATCGTAGACGCGGATACCGGTTTCGGAGAGGCCATTAATGTTCAACGAACTGTTAGAGAGCTGGAAGCTGTTGGTGCAGCCGCGATTCAAATCGAAGACCAGGTCCTACCGAAGAAGTGCGGACACCTGACGGGCAAGAAGCTGATTCCAGCAGAGGATATGGTTAAGAAGATAGTAGCCGCCGTAGAAGCCAGGAAGAAGGAGACGGTGATTATAGCTAGAACCGACGCCAGGGGCGTAGAGGGGTTAGAAGCGGCTATCGATAGAGCGAAACTCTACGTTGAGGCTGGAGCAGACGTTATATTCCCAGAGGCCCTAAAAAGCCTCGAAGAATTTAAGGAGTTCTCAAGAGCCCTACCCAACACGCCGCTACTGGCAAACATGACTGAGTTCGGCAAGACACCCTACCTAACAGTTGACCAGTTCAAAGAGGCCGGCTTTAAAATAGTCATATTCCCGGTAACAACCTTCAGATACGCTATGGGTGCTATAAGGGAGGCGTTGGAAGTATTAAGAAATAGTGGCACACAGAAACCCCTCCTAGAGAGGATGATGACCAGATGGGAGTTCTACGAGCTCATAGGCTATAAGGTCTATGAAGACAAGGATAGACAGATAGCTGAGAAAGCCGGGGAAATCGTCTCGAAACATAAGGGTTTCACAGACGGTGGAATAGCCGATTAGATCCGTTAACCACTCCCTCTCCTCTTCATATGGCCTTTTTCTACCAATAAGGGGAGTAAATGGCGGTCCAAGACCTGCTAAACCTGATCCAAAATACCACCCAGCAGATTTCGATACTGGCGTGGGCGGTCTTCCTCTTAACCTGGAGCATTGGTTGGACTCTACGAGGCGCGCCAATACCCCTCGGTAGGCTAAAAAGGACGGGATCCAGCTTCATAGAGGACTCTGTCTGGGCGGCTCTCTGGCTCGCGCTCGGGTCGACGATATTCAGTCTGATAACATACTTGATACAAGTCATAACGAGTTGATGGAGATGGAGGTAGACTACCTGAGAGTCGCATATGAGCTCTCGATACTCTCATTCTACATCGGAGTCTTGATATACGCGCTTCCGATACCGTGGCCGCCATTGAAGCGTTGGGCCCCAAGATTAATGATGGACGGGTTTTTCACAGCAGCTCTCGCAGCGCTATTCTACGGGTTGCTTTCAACAAGCGACTATATAGCCCGCGTGCTGGGTGGATCCTGGGAGTTGTTTCAGGGATGGCTCTCCACTGCTATAAGTACTTTAATATCGCTCAAGGGATTTGTCTTTGTTATAACGATGATCACTTCTCAATTCCCATTCGCCGGTGCAATCGGATCGGCTCTAAGGCCGGTGGATAGAGTAGCCGATATAGGCTTCATAACCATAGCATGGATATCGGCCTTGATGATAATAGTGAGTAACTTCGGCAAAGCCCTCGCAGCTATCGGAATAGCGTTGTCGGCGGTTCCCTTCAGAATATCGCGAAGTGCTGGTGCATGGCTCCTATCCTTTGTCCTGGTCTTCAATGCCGGTCTGCAGGTACTCCCGTCCTTCCTCGCTACACTAGCCGAACAACCTGGGAGGCCGGATCCGTCGGAGCTAGAAGCGAACGGCCTCGCGATAGCGAAGCTACATGTCATCGACTACACCAACAGGAGTGTCGGGGGAGGAATCCTCTACATGTATAATAGTGCTGGGGACGAGTGGGCTAAGTATATAGTCTCTAATGGATTAGCTTGGGACGACGACTTCGGTAGCACGGTTCCCGTGCCAAGCAGAACCGAGGTATATCTCGCGCTGGAAATCGATAACGTGCGCTTTAATCTAAAACCCTACCCGCTCCACCCCTCTGATTACCAAGGTAATGGGACCCTATGGGAGGCGGTAGTTTCCAACAAGTACCTTGTATGGGTCGGGAACTACACTATAATATACACTACAGGCGAGCCTCAAAGCTTCACCAGAGATGGCGACAACGTGTCTCTTACAGTGTATCTTAACAGCGGTGAATACATAGCATTTAGGACCCCCTCAGAGTGTAGCGTGTCAGTCAACCACTCCGACGGCCTAGAAAGCACTAGCTCCACCTGGGAATGGATGGATATGACGGGGACGTTAGTAAAGTATACACCCAAGCATCCAGGCGAATACACGCTAAGTCTAACCATAGACACCTGCAATAGGGTCTCGCCGGACTTTGGAGACACGGAGAACTATCTGGAGAAGGTCGGGAAGCTCGGAACATACATGGACATAGACTTCATTTCATCCATCCTACTCTACTACACCACGATACCTCTACTCTACACCTTTGTTTTGTTCACGATAACAACGGGCCTAGCCAGGATACTCGGGGGACGGGAAAGGCTCTTCATTAAGGTTTAGTGGGTGGACACTCATGTGGTTTGAGGTTCTAATAGGAGGGATGGCAGTAGCATCACTCACATTAATAATCAAGAATACGAGGGCGACTAGAGACTTCGGAGTGAGTCTAAGTAGGGCGTCAATAGCGGATAGAAGGGGTGGTACCGAGGCGATAGTATTCGAGGGGAAGACCTACGAGCCAATCATATACTATTCCGAGGACCCGATACGCGATGAAACCGGCAGGCTGGGTGAGAGACTGGCCAACCTGGCTCGGAGTGTAAGGATAAACGTTACATACATGACAAGCCTGTTCAGAGTGGATAAGGGCAGGCTACTCTCGTACCTGGAAGACCAGATAAACAAGGCTCAATTCGGATACCAGGCTACCGGCCACGTCAGATACGCTGAGAGACTACGCTTCCTCAAGAAACTATACAATGAGGTGGCTAGAACCCATACACCCTATACCCACAGGGTCCTCCTCGTGGTATGGAGCGAGAAGGGCGATACTGAGGCGCGTGCAAAAGCCGAAGCCTTCAAGTCGATGGTCGAGGCCGAAGCCGGGATTAGACTTGAGAGGGCCAAAGAGCCTCTATTGAAGGCTCTCCTACCCTCCACCAGCGAGGGACTGGGGACCATGCCGCCGTCTATCTTCGCTAGCATTTATGACTCTCCCGGCGTCGTCCTCGGGAGAGACTCCGACGGCAGGCTAGTGGTCTTGGACTGGCCGAGGGATTTCGAGACGCACATAGGCGTCTTCGGCCCCACGGGTAGGGGTAAGACGGTACTGCTAAACGGTATAGCGTCACAGCTGGCTAGCAGGAGCGAATCAAGGCTAGACCCCTATATGGTAGCCGTAATAGACCCGAAGGGCGACCTAGTAGCGATGCTCTCAGCACAGGCAACGGCTGTAGAAGTCTTAGAGCCCGGAGACTGTATACAAATACCAAGGATGGAGGGTTTAGCCGAGATATTATTGGAGTCTGTTTTCGAGAGCTATTCCTCCAAGAGCGTTAATGCGTGTGAGGGAAGCCTGCTCAGGCGAGGCTTAGTGGTCTTCGACCTGTCGAGCCTTGCTAACGAGGATAGAGATGTGGCGGCGTCGCTTATATTGTCGAGCCTCGTGTTAGAGGCTAGCGAGGGGGATCTCCCCGGCAGGGTCGTGGTAATAATAGATGAGGCGTGGAGGCTGGCTATGAGTGGAGCCAAGCACCTGGTATGGGCTCTTAGAGAGGGTCGAAGTAGGAGACTCCACGTAGTATATGCGACGCAGTCGCCCGAGGATCTACCAGATTCTGTGCTAAACAACACGGGGACCCTTATAGTGTTCGGCGGGTATACGAGGAGCTATACAGAGGCGGCCCGGAGACTCGGGCTTGACGATGCTAGACGCCTGCTGGAGATGCCGATCGGGACAGCTATGGTGAAAGTCAAAGACCTGCCGCCAACGGAGACTCGTGTATTCGGATTCCACGAATACGTTAAAAAGGTGGAAGAGCAGAGTATCCCTGGATCGGACAGGGGAGTGAGCTAAATTGGGTAAACGGCTCAGGCAGCAAAGAGCAGGCAGGGGGACGCCGACATACCGCAGCCCAGGCCATATACACCCCGGGCCCGCCAAGTATCCGCCCCTTGCAGACTCTACCGTTAAGGGCAAGATCGTCGAGCTACTCCACGACCCAGGTCGCTATGTCCCGCTGGCAAGGATCGTGACGGAAGACGGCAAGGAGTTTCTAACACCAGCTGCCGAAGGCGTATACGTGGGGAAGATCGTAGAGATAGGCCCTGATGCCAAGCCCGATCCAGGCAACATAATGCCTATAGGCAATGTACCCGAAGGAACCATGGTATTCAATGTAGAGATAGTCCCGGGCGACGGGGGCAAACTAGCCCGGCAGGCAGGAAGCTATGCCCTAATACTAGGCAGGGCTGGGAGCAAGACTAGGATACGCCTGCCCAGCGGCAAGGAGAAAGAGGTGCCAAATAAGGCCAGGGTAACAATAGGGATTCCGGCTGGAGCTGGAAGAGTAGAGAAACCGATTATGAAAGCCGGACTCGCATACCACAAGTGGAAGGTAAAGGCTAGGAAATGGCCTAGAGTAAGAGGTGTCGCCATGAACGCCGTAAACCACCCATTCGGAGGCGGAAGCCACCAGAGGAAGAGCCACCCGTCAACCGTAGCCAGGGAGACGCCGCCAGGCCGGAAGGTAGGTCATATAGCGGCTAGGAGAACCGGTAGGAGAAAGAGATAGAGCCCCAGCACCCCCTACAAATAACCCAGAAGCCTCTCGGCCGCACAGACAAGACGGGACGCCACGCTCCAAGCCTTCAATCCAAAACCAGACATTATCCTATACCTCTCAGCAGACTTCCTAAGAGTAGACCTCTTAAAGTCCCCCCTAGCAAAGGCTCCTATGCCGAGGGGCATGCCCGTATAGAGACTCCTAGCAACAATCCACTCGGGACTCCTATCCTCGCCATGCTCCCAGAGAAGTAGGAGTTTACCGTGTTCTTCTACAAAATCTCCCAGTCTCTCGTGTGTCATATAGATGAGGGCGTCGCCCTCCAGGGGGACCCTCCCATACTCCAGCAACTGGGCCATTAGACCGCGGAATCGCTCATAGCTCTTGGGAATCCTGGTACTAGTTTCAACACGGAAAATCCTCCCGTCATACACGTGTACATATACTTCGAGCAAGCCATCCCTCGCTAAGGGCGAGTCTAGGAGGGACAGTAGGGTCACGTGGACTATATCGGGCCTGCCACGTTTCCACTTCTGAGGGAGCGCAGCCATTGCATTGTAGTGCAGACTCTTCTCCAGCAACATGTCTCCAGGCCTAACACCATACCGGCGCGCACTCCTAACCACCTGAGGATGGCTCCACAGCTCGCGAGGGACCCTCTCAAGGGCAGCCTCCAAAAGAATTACCCGGAGGATTCCCTCCATAACCCCCTCCTCCTAGCCTCAAGCTGATTGACAGGCCTACCCATGAACTCCGCCCCGGTTACCAGTCTCACTCCAACACCCTTAGCGGCGTCATAGTGCTCAGCTATCTTGTCAGAATAGTTTATATCGCGTAGCAGGTGGTGATCTACAACCACCACTCGCGGCTGGAGGAGTGTTATGACCCTCTTCAACCCCGCAAGCCCGGCTTCAACGGCCTTGACTGGGACCTTGAAACCCGCGAAATACGTTGGGGGACCCCCGACGATCACGATATCCGGTCTAGGCCTGCTCCACCCTTCAAGGACCCTTAGAGCCTCGGGGTCCGCTGGCCCCTGGACGTCGCTAGTAAATATAACTGCCCCCTCCTCCGACAATATCCTAACCATCACCAGCCTCCCCACACGGGTGCCTGGCTCCCCGTGCCATACAGGGGGCGAGAACTCTATCCTGACACCCTCAAACTCTAGGAACCGGCCATCGGCTATCCTGACATCGGCTAGCTCCTCGACGCCCAGCTTCTTCAAGAAAACATAGCTCCTGATCGCCTGGCTCCTGTTAATATTCCTCCTAGGATCCTTCACAGCTAGGATCTTACCCCTATAGAGATCCGGTTCATCCCTCATATAATGATCATAGTGATAATGTGTAATCGTTACAACATGGCTCTCACGGATCCACCTCCTAGCCTCATCCAAGGCCCTTTCAAGCGTCTTCCACTCCATCTCATGAGGCGGCAAGCCATAGCGTCTAGGAGCAATACTCGCACCAAGGTCCAGGCCGATCACTACGCCAGATACCTCAACTACTGTAGCTAGACTCCTAACCCCCATACTATCAGCCGCTATAATCCTAACCCTCACACTCCCACCCGACCTCGACTCCGGATCTCCTGGCCATGTCCAGGTAATCCCTGCAAGATACCGGTAGCCACCGGCTCAGCATTTCATAGTGATCCCTATCTAGAGCCAGTCTCCCACCCTTGGAGGCTCTAAGTATCTCCACCTGGAGCCTCCTCAGCACGTCCCTTCTCGTCATAGACGATATAATAGCCTTCTCAAGAGTCATCCCTTCGAAACGCACCTTAAATACGATCTCGGCTATTCTGTTGATCCTATCGGGGACTCCTACAAGGGAGCCTCTCAGCTCTATCCTCCTAGGCTTACCCCACGGGACAGCCGTGTCTAGGAACCTACTAACACCTGGCCTAGGTATCTTATCAACGATTCCCCCCACCAGGAAGGCATCAGCATCCCTTATGTCATCCTCGCTAAGCACCTTCTCAGCGTCTGGCCTCAATATTACCACTTTATCAGCATTCATATTCCAGAGGACTCTTCCAGGCCTCTCACCCCTAACCTGTATCTTGGATTTACCCACAGAAGGATAGAGCCACTCCCAGGCGTTCTCGGGGGCACTAGTTAGTATCAAGTGTGGATCCCATAGAAACCTCCTCACGACGGTTAGCGTCATGGCGAGTTGTATCTTGAGGGATGCGCGTTCCTCATCGCTATGCTGGCTTAGCCTGCTTAAGTCCACGACGAAGGCTGGAAGAGGATTAGCCGGAAGCGCCTCTCTCAGCGTCCTCCAAGAAAGAAGTCTTCTAAGGCAATTCCTCAACCCCACAACATACCTACAGGACCCGCCCTTCCCGGGAACCGCTACCGCTACGCCGCGTCCCTCCCAGATAACCCGACAGGGAACGGGCTCCCTTGATGCACAGATGTCTAGTTCCTCGACAAGCATCTCAACCGCCAGCTCCTGCAAGCCCAGCTCCGCAAGCCTCCTCCTATTAACAGGCCTAAGAACAGCGACCCTATCAACCCCGAGATCCACCAACAGGGCCGCCAGTGCATCACCCGGCCGTAGCAATGCAGTCACGATGTCATCGCCTTGCGAGGCATGCCTCCACTCTAGAGGAAGTCATCTAGAGTTATACGGTGTTCTCCTCCCTTCTTCTTCCTCACCCTAAACCCGGTACCCTCCAAGGTGCCCCATGAATATCTGATGATCGGTGGTTTCTCACCCCTTCCTACAACGTCCATTACCCAGTCAATAGTCCTTGGATCACTGGGATAACCGCTCCCCCTCACCCCATAGAGGCTCGATAGAACCCGTATTCTAGCGTCTCTAACATGCTTGGCCACTATACTTGCCGCCGACACCTCTATGTACTTGGAGTCGGCCTTCTCCTCGACTATAATAGGCCCCCTATAGCCTAGCTTTCTGAGAAGTATCTTCAACTTGACTACCCTGCCATACCTATCCACCGTAACCCGAGATATGGCTGCCGGGTTGACTCGCACGAGTAGTAGCTTGAAGGCATTGTATATGGCTTCCTCGGTGAGCTTCGTCAGGTTATACGTGTCTATGTCACGGGGCTTGACCGGGTATACAGAGAATGCTAGGCAATCCAGCCTTGAGAGCTCCTTATAGATAGAGGCGCGAGTGGAAGGGGAGAGATCCTTGCTATCACGTACTCCCAGGGCATGCAGTGTCTCGACGCAGTCGGACCTGACAGCGGCTACCGCGACAATCATCTCCCCAACTAAGCTTCCACGGCCAGCCTCGTCGGCGCCGACTAGCCACGTATCCATGGTAGAGGGTCCCTCGTCATAGATGCCGTGCAAGCGGAAGATTATTAACTGGTCCAGTGTCAAAGGCTAGCGCCATAAACGAGTAGCTTAGGGCAACAGGGCTCCCGAGGTCTTATAGGAGATCCTGGGAGTTTTATTTAACGGGATGACAGGCTAGGGATACCTGGCCGTATCGAGGGAGAGCATCTATGGGCAGATTATTCGGGACCGACGGGGTGCGCGGCGTCGTTGGCGTTCAGCTTACCCCAGAGCTGGCGCTGAGGCTTGGCAGAGCCATTGGAGCCTTCCTCGGCAAGGGATCGAGGATACTTGTTGGCAGAGATGTGCGGGCTGGTGGGTCGATGATTAAATCCGCTGTCGTGGCTGGATTGCTTTCAGAGGGAGTCAAGGTTTATGATGCCAACTACATTCCTACCCCAGGCCTGCAGTATAATGTTAAGGAGGGTCCCTATGATGGGGGCGTCATGATAACTGCCAGCCACAATCCACCGGAGTACAACGGTATCAAGGTGATAGCTGGCGATGGAATCGAGGTGTCTAGGGAGGACGAGGAAGTTATCGAGGAATACTATTTCAAGGGGACGGGATCAGCCCTAGAGTGGCGTTCCTACGTGCATGACCCGATAGTACTCCACGACGCTATAGACTTGTACGTCAATGGAATCCTGGGCAACCTAGAAAGGCTCCCCCCACTAGAGTCTAAGCACAAGGTCCTGGTGGACTGCGCAAACAGCGTGGGGTCGCTTGTAACTCCACGTGTGCTACGGGAGATAGGGGTCCAGGTCAGGACCATAAACTGCAACCTAGACCCACTCTTCCCCGGTAGAGAGCCAGAACCAACGCCTGAAACCCTAAAGGAGGCTGCAGAGATGGTTGTAAGAACAGGGGCATCGCTCGGAGTAGGTCATGACGGTGATGCTGACAGGGCCATCATAATAGATGATACAGGAAACGTCGTCTGGGGAGACAGGACTGGCGCGCTACTGTCCGGGTACGTCTCGGAGCGCTGGAAAGGGCTTCCACGCAGAGTGTACACCGGTGTATCCAGCAGCATAGCCGTAGAGGACTACCTCAAGCCGCTAGGCATAGAAGTTGTGTGGACCCCGGTGGGTAGCGTAGTCATCTCCCGGATGATACAGCGGGATGGAGGAGCGATCTCTGGCTTCGAGGAGAACGGGGGATATATGCATGTGCCACACCAAACGGTCAGGGATGGGGCCATGAAGGCGGCTCTACTAGTACACATGGTCGACGAGGAGGGACCCCTTTCAAGCCTACTAAAGGCCCTCCCCCAGTACTACCCGGTCAAAACAAAGCTACCCGCCACACGCGAACAAGCCGCCTGCGCCGTTGAAGCGGTCAAGGAGCACTACTCTAATCTACGCCAAGTAACCATTGACGGTGTAAAGGTTTTCGGCGACGGCTACTGGGTCCTAGTAAGGCCCAGCGGCACCGAACCAGTCGTGAGAATAATGCTAGAAGCCAGGGATCCGTCGAAAACCGACGAGTTATTGAGGGAGGTAAAGTCCCTGTTAAAGGATAAATGCGGTATCGGGTGAATGCCGTATTGAAGTACTTCGTCATGGATCTACTCGCTTGCCCTGTCTGCAAAAGCACTAACCTAAAACTACACGTTATCGAGGAGGAGGAAGAGGACACGGGGCTAGATCCCGGCAAGGTCAAATGCAGGAATTACTGCCACTACCTCGGCAAGCCGGCCAGCGAGGTATCCATAGATGAGTGTAGGGTGTGTGTCAAGAAGAGGATAAAGACTGGCGTGATAGTCTGCCTCGACTGTGGAAGATGGTATCCGGTAATCGAGACCATAGCCGTTATGCTGGATGATGAATACAGGGATGAGAAGATAGACAAGAGATTCGTCAGGGAGTATCTGGATAGGATTCCCGAGGAAGTAAAGGGCCTCATGAAGATTCCAGACTTGAACAAGCTACGAGGCCAGTGATAACCGTGTAATACCGGGCGGGCCACAAGATCACCCTCCCCCGGCAAATACACAGACGGGGTTAGCCGTTGAGCTACAGCGAGAAAGAACAACTGGCCAGTAGGGAAGAGGTATTATCGTGGATTAAACACAGGATAGAGGAGTTGGAGAACGAGTTAAAGATGTTGAAGAGCATCCTATACCACTATGAGGAGGGAACCCCTGGGAGGCTATCTATCGACGAGAAGGTTGAGGAGGTAAAGGTTGGTAGGAGGAGGATAGCCAGGCTCTACATCGGAGACAGCTATGTGAGGATTGTTCCCGAGTTCGAGATGGTCTTGATCGGCGACATGAAGGAGTACCTGGATGAGATCATAGACGAGATCAGGGAAAAACAGATCAAAGAGGGCGTAGAGGAGCAGGACCAGGCCAAACTCACTATCAGGGAGAGAACGAACGGTAGTATAAAAGAGATAATTATTTCAAATATAGAGGGTATTGCTGAAGTGATTAAAGCCAAAGCCGCGCTCAAATACGTCGCAGAGCTAGCATGGGAGATTTACAAGGCCAAGGAAAAAAGCGAGTAACGCCAAGAGGGGGCTCGGGCCCAAAAGGATCCGCATCCGGCGTCCGCCTACGGGCTTGCCGGGTATCCTCATCGCCACTACCACCTTAAACACGATGGACGCTAATAACCAGCTTGCATCCCAGAGCTCAGTTCCTAGCCTTATAGCTTCTCGCCGAGAGATAATAATGAGGGGTGTCGTCGTTGGGCGATCTAGAGTTTGAGATTGTAGCAGAGACGTTCGACTCCATGGAGAGGATAACGGCTCGAACACAGCTAACGCTACTCCTTGTCAGGCTCTTCAAGAAAACCCCGCCCGAGGTCATAGACAAGATAGTCTATATAATACAAGGAAAGCTGGGGCCGGAGTGGAAGGACATACCGGAGCTAGGTGTCGGAGAGAAGCTACTCATAAAAGCCATCGCACTAGCATACAAGGTCCCCGAGGACAAGGTCGATAGGCTGTACAAAGAGCTGGGAGACCTAGGCAAAGTCGCCGAGAGGCTGTGCAGGGAACACAAGTCACGTGCAGGAAAGACGGCCCGGGGCTTGTTAGCGTTCATGGGTGAAGAGCCTGAATCCAGGCTCACGGTTTCAAGGGTATACAACAGCCTAATGAAGATAGCCTACGCGCAAGGAGAGGGTAGCAGGGACCTCAAGCTCAGGATCCTAGCCGGTTTACTGGCTGATGCAAGCCCCCTAGAGGCACGGTACATAGTGAGGTTCGTCGAGGGCCGTCTAAGGGTCGGCATAGGCGACGCCACTGTACTAGACGCGCTAGCAACAGCGTTTGGCGGAGGAGCCTTTGCAAGGGAGGTTATCGAGAGAGCCTATAACCTTAGAGCAGACCTGGGCCTAATAGCCAGGCTCCTCGTGGAGAAGGGCTTAGACTCGCTCAAGGAGATCAAACCGGCGGTCGGCACGCCGATCA
This genomic window contains:
- the rnhB gene encoding ribonuclease HII, whose product is MTLDQLIIFRLHGIYDEGPSTMDTWLVGADEAGRGSLVGEMIVAVAAVRSDCVETLHALGVRDSKDLSPSTRASIYKELSRLDCLAFSVYPVKPRDIDTYNLTKLTEEAIYNAFKLLLVRVNPAAISRVTVDRYGRVVKLKILLRKLGYRGPIIVEEKADSKYIEVSAASIVAKHVRDARIRVLSSLYGVRGSGYPSDPRTIDWVMDVVGRGEKPPIIRYSWGTLEGTGFRVRKKKGGEHRITLDDFL
- the glmM gene encoding phosphoglucosamine mutase; this translates as MGRLFGTDGVRGVVGVQLTPELALRLGRAIGAFLGKGSRILVGRDVRAGGSMIKSAVVAGLLSEGVKVYDANYIPTPGLQYNVKEGPYDGGVMITASHNPPEYNGIKVIAGDGIEVSREDEEVIEEYYFKGTGSALEWRSYVHDPIVLHDAIDLYVNGILGNLERLPPLESKHKVLVDCANSVGSLVTPRVLREIGVQVRTINCNLDPLFPGREPEPTPETLKEAAEMVVRTGASLGVGHDGDADRAIIIDDTGNVVWGDRTGALLSGYVSERWKGLPRRVYTGVSSSIAVEDYLKPLGIEVVWTPVGSVVISRMIQRDGGAISGFEENGGYMHVPHQTVRDGAMKAALLVHMVDEEGPLSSLLKALPQYYPVKTKLPATREQAACAVEAVKEHYSNLRQVTIDGVKVFGDGYWVLVRPSGTEPVVRIMLEARDPSKTDELLREVKSLLKDKCGIG
- a CDS encoding Trm112 family protein, with the protein product MKYFVMDLLACPVCKSTNLKLHVIEEEEEDTGLDPGKVKCRNYCHYLGKPASEVSIDECRVCVKKRIKTGVIVCLDCGRWYPVIETIAVMLDDEYRDEKIDKRFVREYLDRIPEEVKGLMKIPDLNKLRGQ